One segment of Anopheles stephensi strain Indian chromosome 3, UCI_ANSTEP_V1.0, whole genome shotgun sequence DNA contains the following:
- the LOC118509408 gene encoding nucleolar protein dao-5-like, with translation MAALSDAVLDALVFEHLSKKDKTFAAVFQKKFKSPSLPKGAPKLDEIVKHYQSTKQKLSASSKQQPAQDDDEDEEEESDEDEEEETPAPAANGKALNGKKAANGKAAAKKAQEESEDEDDEDEDEDDEDDDEAPAPKVGAGVKAKSKVTPLVKKPQQEESDDEDEDDDEDDDEDDEEEAPAPPKQQKSAKVAGQKRKAQDEDEEEEDDEDEEEDEEDDEEEVAQKPKAAATKKANNADKANQQQKNGKAIVNGKPMTNGVPVVNGNATQSGKMGATVAKKAESSDDSSDDSSEEDSKPAVKKPALAATPNAKTPPVKAATPAAAAKKQQDESSSEEDSSDDEAPAKKPAVAAAKTPAKTPAKAPAAAAKKAESSEDSSDDSSEEDSKPAAKKPALAATPNAKTPAKMATPVAAAAKKQQDESSSEEDSSEDEAPAKKPAVAAAKTPAKSTAAAAKKAESSDDSSDDSSEEDSKPAAKKPVVAATPNAKTPVKAATPAAAAKKQQDESSSEDDSSEDEAPAKKPAVAAAKTPANTPAKAPAAAAKKAESSDDSSDDSSEEDSKPAAKKPAVAAAKTPAKAPAAAAKKAESSDDSSDDSSEEDSKPAAKKPALAATPNAKTPAKMATPVAAAAKKQQDESSSEEDSSEDEAPAKKPAVAAAKTPAKSTAAAAKKAESSDDSSDDSSEEDSKPAAKKPVVAATPNAKTPVKAATPAAAAKKQQDESSSEDDSSEDEAPAKKPAVAAAKTPANTPAKAPAAAAKKAESSDDSSDDSSEEDSKPAAKKPAVAAAKTPAKAPAAAAKKAESSDDSSDDSSEEDSKPAAKKPVVAATPNAKTPVKAATPAAAAKKQQDESSSEDDSSEDEAPAKKPAVAAAKTPAKTPAKAPAAAAKKAESSEDSSDDSSEEDSKPAAKKPALAATPNAKTPPVKAVTPAAAAKKQQEESSSEEDSSEDETPAKKPAVAAAKTPAKTPAKSPAAAAKKAESSEDSSDDSSEEDSKPAAKKPVVAATPNAKTPAKMATPVAAAAKKQQDESSSEEDSSEDEAPAKKPAVAVAKTPAKTPAKAPAAAANKAESSEDSSDDSSEEDSKPAAKKPVVAATPNAKTPVKAATPAAAAKKQQDESSSEEDSSEDEAPAKKPAVAAAKTPAKSPAAAAKKAESSEDSSDDSSEEDSKPAAKKPALAATPNAKRPAKVATPAAAAKKQQEESSSEEDSSEDEAPAKKPAVAAAKTPAKAPAATAKKAESSEDSSDDSSEEDSKPAAKKPAVAAAKTPAKSPATAAKKAESSEDSSDDSSEEDSKPAAKKPALAATPNAKTPAKMATPVAAAAKKQQDESSSEEDSSEDEAPAKKPAAPKNPVAATAKRKAESSDESDSSDEEPPAAKKAALLNSSTPKAAVKAAKEESSSDSESEEEEDTGSAKAKQSANQVGQKRKMEEQEQSNPPAKKVNNYSNFVRASDQQESHENNQFQTPPQKTPLSKQNGGGSASSGFGSGHKSFTNSDEARGVNRFRRVREEEIEIDHRLKDNSYEAKQNGYGSYGERANQILKHTKGKSFRAEKTKKKRSGYTGGLIDTSVNSIKFDD, from the exons ATGGCTGCCCTCAGTGATGCTGTTCTCGATGCGCTGGTATTCGAGCATCTGTCGAAGAAAGACAAAACTTTTGCCGCTGTATTCCAGAAAAAGTTCAAATCG cCCTCGTTGCCGAAAGGTGCACCGAAGCTAGATGAAATAGTTAAGCACTATCAGTCCACGAAACAGAAGCTTTCGGCCAGCAGTAAGCAGCAGCCGGCTCAGGATGACGATGAAGACGAGGAAGAAGAGTCCGAcgaggatgaggaggaggaaacTCCGGCTCCAGCAGCAAATGGCAAAGCGCTAAACGGCAAGAAGGCGGCAAATGGCAAAGCCGCGGCCAAAAAAGCACAGGAAGAATCGGAAGACGAGGACGATGAAGATGAGGACGAGGATGACGAGGATGACGATGAAGCGCCGGCCCCAAAGGTTGGTGCAGGCGTGAAAGCCAAATCGAAGGTGACACCCCTCGTTAAAAAACCACAGCAGGAAGAATCTGATGACGAGGATgaggatgacgatgaggatgatgatgaggatgatgaagAAGAGGCGCCTGCACCACCGAAGCAGCAAAAGTCAGCCAAAGTAGCTGGACAGAAACGTAAAGCACAGGACGAGgacgaagaagaggaagatgatgaagatgaggaggaggatgaggaagacgacgaggaggaggtggCACAAAAGCCAAAAGCAGCAGCGACAAAGAAAGCCAACAACGCCGACAAAGCGAATCAGCAACAGAAGAATGGAAAG GCCATCGTTAATGGAAAACCTATGACGAATGGGGTACCGGTTGTGAATGGAAATGCAACACAATCGGGCAAGATGGGAGCTACCGTGGCCAAGAAGGCAGAGTCGTCGGATGATAGCTCTGATGATAGTTCAGAGGAGGATTCAAAACCAGCGGTTAAAAAACCTGCTCTAGCTGCCACGCCAAATGCCAAGACTCCTCCAGTAAAGGCGGCGACcccagcagctgcagcaaagAAACAGCAGGATGAATCCAGCAGCGAGGAAGATTCTTCTGATGATGAAGCACCGGCGAAGAAGCCAGCAGTAGCTGCGGCGAAAACCCCGGCGAAGACCCCTGCAAAGGCACCAGCTGCTGCGGCAAAGAAAGCAGAGTCGTCGGAAGATAGCTCTGACGACAGCTCAGAGGAGGATTCGAAACCAGCGGCTAAGAAACCGGCTCTAGCTGCTACGCCAAATGCCAAGACTCCAGCAAAGATGGCGActccagtagcagcagcagcaaagaaacAGCAGGATGAATCCAGCAGCGAGGAAGATTCTTCTGAAGATGAAGCACCGGCGAAGAAGCCAGCAGTAGCTGCGGCGAAAACCCCTGCAAAGTCAACGGCTGCTGCAGCAAAGAAAGCAGAGTCGTCGGATGATAGCTCTGACGACAGCTCAGAGGAGGATTCAAAACCAGCGGCTAAGAAACCGGTTGTAGCTGCCACGCCAAATGCCAAGACTCCAGTAAAGGCGGCgaccccagcagcagcagcaaagaaacAGCAAGATGAATCCAGCAGCGAGGATGATTCTTCTGAAGATGAAGCACCGGCGAAGAAGCCAGCAGTAGCTGCGGCGAAAACCCCGGCGAATACCCCTGCAAAGGcaccagctgctgcagcaaagAAGGCAGAGTCGTCGGATGATAGCTCTGATGATAGCTCAGAAGAGGATTCGAAACCAGCGGCTAAGAAACCGGCAGTAGCTGCGGCGAAAACCCCTGCAAAGGCACCGGCTGCTGCAGCAAAGAAAGCAGAGTCGTCGGATGATAGCTCTGACGACAGCTCAGAGGAGGATTCAAAACCAGCGGCTAAGAAACCGGCTCTAGCTGCTACGCCAAATGCCAAGACTCCAGCAAAGATGGCGActccagtagcagcagcagcaaagaaacAGCAGGATGAATCCAGCAGCGAGGAAGATTCTTCTGAAGATGAAGCACCGGCGAAGAAGCCAGCAGTAGCTGCGGCGAAAACCCCTGCAAAGTCAACGGCTGCTGCAGCAAAGAAAGCAGAGTCGTCGGATGATAGCTCTGACGACAGCTCAGAGGAGGATTCAAAACCAGCGGCTAAGAAACCGGTTGTAGCTGCCACGCCAAATGCCAAGACTCCAGTAAAGGCGGCgaccccagcagcagcagcaaagaaacAGCAAGATGAATCCAGCAGCGAGGATGATTCTTCTGAAGATGAAGCACCGGCGAAGAAGCCAGCAGTAGCTGCGGCGAAAACCCCGGCGAATACCCCTGCAAAGGcaccagctgctgcagcaaagAAGGCAGAGTCGTCGGATGATAGCTCTGATGATAGCTCAGAAGAGGATTCGAAACCAGCGGCTAAGAAACCGGCAGTAGCTGCGGCGAAAACCCCTGCAAAGGCACCGGCTGCTGCAGCAAAGAAAGCAGAGTCGTCGGATGATAGCTCTGACGACAGCTCAGAGGAGGATTCAAAACCAGCGGCTAAGAAACCGGTTGTAGCTGCCACGCCAAATGCCAAGACTCCAGTAAAGGCGGCgaccccagcagcagcagcaaagaaacAGCAAGATGAATCCAGCAGCGAGGATGATTCTTCTGAAGATGAAGCACCGGCGAAGAAGCCAGCAGTAGCTGCGGCGAAAACCCCGGCGAAGACCCCTGCAAAGGCTCCAGCTGCTGCGGCAAAGAAGGCAGAGTCGTCAGAAGATAGCTCTGACGACAGCTCGGAGGAGGATTCGAAACCAGCGGCTAAGAAACCAGCTCTAGCTGCCACGCCAAATGCCAAGACTCCTCCAGTAAAGGCGGTgaccccagcagcagcagcaaagaaacAGCAAGAGGAATCCAGCAGCGAGGAAGATTCTTCTGAAGATGAAACACCGGCGAAGAAGCCAGCAGTAGCTGCGGCGAAAACCCCGGCAAAGACCCCTGCAAAGTCACCGGCTGCTGCGGCAAAGAAAGCAGAGTCGTCGGAAGATAGCTCTGATGACAGCTCAGAGGAGGATTCAAAACCAGCGGCTAAGAAACCGGTTGTAGCTGCCACGCCAAATGCCAAGACTCCAGCAAAGATGGCGActccagtagcagcagcagcaaagaaacAGCAGGATGAATCCAGCAGCGAGGAAGATTCTTCTGAAGATGAAGCACCGGCAAAGAAACCAGCAGTAGCTGTGGCGAAAACCCCGGCGAAAACTCCTGCAAAGGcaccagctgctgcagcaaatAAGGCAGAGTCGTCGGAAGATAGCTCTGATGACAGCTCAGAGGAGGATTCGAAACCAGCGGCTAAGAAACCGGTTGTAGCTGCCACGCCAAATGCCAAGACTCCAGTAAAGGCGGCgaccccagcagcagcagcaaagaaacAGCAGGATGAATCCAGCAGCGAGGAAGATTCTTCTGAAGATGAAGCACCGGCAAAGAAACCTGCAGTAGCCGCGGCGAAAACCCCTGCAAAGTCACCGGCTGCTGCAGCAAAGAAGGCAGAGTCGTCGGAAGATAGCTCTGACGACAGCTCAGAGGAGGATTCGAAACCAGCGGCTAAGAAACCGGCTCTAGCTGCCACGCCAAATGCCAAGAGACCGGCAAAGGTGGCGActcccgcagcagcagcaaagaaacAGCAGGAGGAATCCAGCAGCGAGGAAGATTCTTCTGAAGATGAAGCACCAGCAAAGAAGCCAGCAGTAGCCGCGGCGAAAACCCCTGCAAAggcgccagcagcaacagcaaagaaAGCAGAGTCGTCGGAAGATAGCTCTGATGACAGCTCAGAGGAGGATTCAAAACCTGCGGCTAAGAAACCGGCAGTAGCCGCGGCGAAAACCCCTGCAAAGTCACCGGCTACTGCAGCAAAGAAAGCAGAGTCGTCGGAAGATAGCTCTGATGACAGCTCAGAGGAGGATTCGAAACCAGCTGCTAAGAAACCTGCTCTAGCTGCTACGCCAAATGCCAAGACTCCAGCAAAGATGGCGActccagtagcagcagcagcaaagaaacAGCAGGATGAATCCAGCAGCGAGGAAGATTCTTCTGAAGATGAAGCACCGGCGAAGAAGCCAGCTGCTCCTAAGAATCCGGTAGCGGCAACCGCTAAACGGAAAGCAGAGTCGTCAGATGAATCAGACAGCTCGGACGAAGAACCACCAGCCGCAAAGAAAGCTGCGTTATTAAATTCCTCCACTCCGAAGGCTGCTGTAAAAGCAGCAAAGGAAGAATCGTCTTCGGACTCAGAAtcggaggaagaggaggataCAGGTTCCGCAAAGGCGAAACAATCAGCTAATCAGGTGGGCCAGAAAAGAAAGATGGAAGAACAGGAACAGAGCAATCCACCAGCAAAGAAAGTGAACAACTACAGCAACTTTGTACGGGCCAGTGATCAACAGGAAAGCCACGAAAACAACCAG tttcaaactccaccaCAAAAAACGCCACTCAGCAAACAGAATGGTGGTGGAAGCGCTAGCAGCGGTTTCGGCAGCGGCCACAAATCGTTCACCAACAGCGATGAAGCGCGTGGCGTAAACCGATTCCGACGCGTGCGCGAGGAAGAAATCGAAATTGACCATCGGCTAAAGGATAACTCGTACGAAGCTAAG CAAAATGGCTACGGCTCGTACGGTGAACGGGCAAACCAGATCCTAAAGCACACCAAGGGCAAATCGTTCCGTGCGGAAAAGACGAAAAAGAAGCGTTCCGGATACACGGGAGGACTTATCGATACATCGGTAAATTCCATCAAGTTCGATGACTAG